The sequence below is a genomic window from Humulus lupulus chromosome 3, drHumLupu1.1, whole genome shotgun sequence.
ggctccgttGGCGAACAAATTGTAATTacatccttattgggcccggattagtccagcACAAGCTatttgactgcctataaatagggttagTTGTGCACAGTAGCAGGGATCTGAGAATTACTCTTGTAAGCAAAACTCTGCTGAACTTACAGAAAATttccattgtcaaaactctctaaagcctaatactagtgactcgtggactaagacttATTAACActccaaccacataaaaattgtGATTGTTCATCTCTTATTATTTCTTTCCAGCTCTCATTTCATAATATttttatagtttccgaaaaattCGGTAAACACCCACATTCTCTTCCActtcgttttttttttttaaaatcacaaTAATATAGTATTTTTTTAGGTAGATCTTAAATAtgataatcattcaaatattttcTATGTACTTTTTATTTAAAGTTGAAAAAAAAACGTAAAAAAAGtctacatatataaaaaaattataaatatatttggcTAAAGAATTATGTAATAAGTATTAGAAAATATTATCTAAATTCGCACACAAAATCAAACCACGACCCCTTCATATATAGTACCTATAGTATGGCAACTAGTGAGGAAACTCATAACTATTCCAAAGTCTTCTTCCCCAGCCTCCTCAGCATTTTGCTTTTGACCAAATTAGATATTCCATTCAGATTCAGTACGTAcatacattttaaaataaaaaatatattcgcTAAACACCATCCACTTAATTTATTGGTTTACAATTGCATTTTAATACGTGTTACAAAACAACGAGTATTACTCATATAATTGAGTTtatagctttttttttctttctctatggTCAAATAATACATAGGACAAAAACTAAATTAATTGCATAATTAGCAAACGAAtgtgtataaatttatatttatagatGTAGATCAGGGTTAATTAACCTGCTTAAAATTTGTCCCACTCCGACACAATTACATTAATATTGGGGGCCTGGTACGTTCCTGAATGAACTATTTTGTAGATCAACACCCCCCATCcgttatttaattattgtatttctatgaaaaattaagttgaaaattcattttttttataataaattgtgtcgttttaatatatatacatatcacttACTGTATACATTTTCAAAGTATATTTACGTACTTTAATTATGGggtatttaattattattaattcgTTAAAAAATACACatagaaatatatatttatatatgagtgCACTTTAAATGGTTACTACTTATAgatgtttattttaatattaactattggatTAAGATCTATGATCcgtatttatagttgttaattaatatttctaaaaataaattttgattttttcaaatttttggaagggttacctaataaaaaacgtgtatttattatgaaaatataatgttgtaaatttttcatttttcaaatgcatgtcaatttctaaatatagctagtgtctcgtattggttggaaacaacattaattatgacaaaaaaataataactaaatttgaaattaatgtagaaaaaaatatttacctgttggtgatttgctataccaagtcactatgttgtcacatcatcataattgttagtacccatctatgggtagtaaccattgaggaGTCTTCCATATGTATATATTTAGGGAATATGATCAGCTTAATGATTATATAACGAAAAGTCTTATCATTAACTCTGGGCCAGTTTGGTATAACTTTTAGAAAAGTTAGAAGCTGCTTTCTGAAAAAGTTGTGCAATAAAACTATTGGGTAAATAGCGAGAAAGCCGCTTATTGAAGAAACTACAGCTAAAAGCTAAAGATAAAGATAGCACAACCCAACTTTGAGCTTTTTCTAAAAGTTGCTTTTTGTAAAAATTCTACTATAAATATGTTTTTTCTTCTAAATATATctacttatttattatatattaaccaaaattaaaatgtttaaaataaatcaatatgatAATAACATAAACTATATTtgaatcttaaatatttttattttgttctaaaaatatttttatatttattatatatttttaaacatattttattttggtaattttatattaaatgtaacaCGCTAGTTAGCCAGGACCTTCAcaatgtgtactttaaatagtgtttaactcgctaaacgaatcatgaggccataaacgtgcatctaagtgttattaatggaccagggttaaaatctcgatcaaaaggaatgtatatattttatttaaaatgttaaagTATGCATGCGATCCCATAAAAGTATTtataaagttgtttacaatccaaaattgtcattacaattcaaaagttacaatcccgctGACCTAAGAAGCAACAAtatggttaaaccctagttcccctgagaaacaccttggtcatggtggtcaagcggctgcatatgtacacgtcaccacctaagctctccactcaaggctgggtaagcttttctttctatttacctgcaccacatagcacctatgagccaagactcagcaagaaaacttattactgcatgtatacaagtattaataaatgatcatgaaatcattATGGGGttcgcagccctaatcagatgatgactgttaagtcattaTGGGGTCCTATGCCCTGGattaatgactattaagtcattctggggtcatgcaccctggatagatgactaataagtcatcctggggtcctgcgccctaagccatgtgaccatcaagtcacttgagccttttagtcctggctctgagtaactagccatatactagccaagcgctttagttttcttcgaccaataggtcagaCGAGCATATAATACTCTTGTCGATacgatctaatcatatcgaccatcGTTCAATGCTctattgccactcttgactcataagtcaattccatacgaccagcgctcagtactattgccgatcctGACTGATAAGccagagcttcacgaccaacaCTTAACATCattgccgtttctgactaataagttagtgtgTTTCTCATATAAACAATGCAttcaagcattcataatgcaacagatatctaaatatagagcaatcaacatgcttcaacaataatcatgtatgtcacataatgggtgcatttttcttacctcaagctcgagcgtaaaataagttaagaaccttgagcacgatcctaaccttaggcccttagcggtcacctaagcataaccaaatatgaaatctcatcaataaaatgagtaataaattcagaccaagtcctagctcCTGGGACCTTGaactctactaaatcgggtagtaggttcgatctcgagccttaaggtTCGAAAACGTGCCCTTAAAACCAAGTAAAACTAAGCCTGGCCAAAACGGAACAGGCAGGCCGCGACCTACCCCAAAGGGTTGCAACGCTCCCAAATAGACAGCCCCTCTGTCTGGGTGCCAAGGACGgcccgcgacttgcccttgagggtcgcggcgtcACTACTACAAACATGGaatttcccgacagtttttaaaTGTCGGTATTGAGCAACGACAACAGTCatctaactgtcgtatttgcctatgccggcgtaggggtagctacgccgacaaTTATTAGGTGTCCCTATTTCTGGCtatgccgacagttattaggtgtcgtcgttgctggctacgccgacagttattaagtGTCGTCGTTGCTGACTACGCCGACCGTTATTatgtgtcgccgttgctggctgcGCCGACAGTTATTAAGTGTCGTCATTGCTAGCAACACcaacagttaataggtgtcgctgTTGCTGACAATactgacagttattaggtgtcgtgaTTTGTTGTCTATGGTGACCGTTTTTAACTATCGCAAAGTTTCCACACCAAAGGACACTGCAAATATGTTGTCTATGCCCCCTGGTTTCAAAATCAACGCAACAATTGCAGTAAAAGAATGcacatcaaaaattaaattaaattaacattacTAACATTAACTTtatatttgattagttctaacactttctaaataaaagaaatacatagTTACAAAAAAGTTTGTCATAAAATGAATATTTAGCACAGTATGCACCTCAAAAAGCTAAATTAACTCAACCTATAATTTGTTAGATTGATTCtgtatttgattagttctaacaaattctaataaaataaatacaatGTTCCAAAAATGACTAAATCCCCTCACATAGGTGCTAAGCATGCATGCCATCATTTAGCGAGATGCGGTAGAATATATTTTGCCCACTCTTCTTGAACTTCATTAAGTTCAGCGTCAGTATATAGTAAATCTGAATTGAACTACAAATAATTTCAATTTTagtcaaatatataattaaaatataactttattaaagttAAAATGTAAGCATATTCAATTATTATATTATTCGATAGATATGCTCTGGTTCTTTGTTGTGAAATGAGATCCCTAGCATACTTCATGCAGTAGATACCGCACTCTGTGGTTTTTGGTTGTTGTAGGCACTGTTAACATAGACAAATATAAAAGTATATTACATATACTTGTTAGTATACTTATAATTtaaatcttatgttttatgaagTTGAATGTTACTTACTTTTGGACTATAATACTTTAGACTTATAACTCTTTTTCCTTTTTCCGTATCATATAGCTTGAAAGCACTATACATGATAAAAGTATTTTAATTAGCAAACAAGTACtattaaaaagataatatactTTAAGGAATGAAACTTATATAAACTTACAGTCTaactatatttttaatctcaATGCGTAATTGATGGTTAATGGGATCCAAGAACGCCACTGAATGTGAGTGAGGTTGTTATTCCAATGTTCACTagaaaacaaacaatcaaatatctAGAAGATGACTATATGAACTTAACATTTCAAAACTCAATATAAACTTACTTGTTATTCAAGGGACAAATAAGGAACTGCTTCTCGCCCATTTGAATGAATCGATCTTTAAGTGTTTGGGCACGCTTATTCTCATGACCTACACTAACTTCACCTGGATGCTGAAATGCGTACAAATGATCCAACCCATTGGTACATAGTATATCATCCAACAACCTAGaaaataatcatatttaattataaaagacatGCATATAATTCAAACTTTAAATTATAAAAGACATGAATAATACCTCAAATATAAATATCATTAGAGTTTGCCTAATCTTGTCCATGTTGTAAAATTATGTCACATCATCCTTGAAAAACGTAGGAATCATGTTGTATCCAAAACACATGCGATGGGATATTAATCTTCTTGTGGTAGTCATTATTCCATGGTGATCCAAACTTCAATAAATATAAGTCAAATTGCTTGACATAAATGTCAAATCATTGTGAGAGATTGACACTACCTCCTGTGTCAATGGCTCTACAC
It includes:
- the LOC133824223 gene encoding uncharacterized protein LOC133824223, whose product is MDKIRQTLMIFIFEHPGEVSVGHENKRAQTLKDRFIQMGEKQFLICPLNNNAFKLYDTEKGKRVISLKYYSPKCLQQPKTTECGIYCMKYARDLISQQRTRAYLSNNIIIEYAYILTLIKLYFNYIFD